From one Thermatribacter velox genomic stretch:
- a CDS encoding TolB family protein, whose amino-acid sequence MSWLVERKERFLVFKISGFLLVLFFALACAGPEILALERALFVDSTDEGYFYPLFEFLEKFFDQVEFKKDFPFSPGKTIFPQGFNIVFQGYQKESLLFFQVLVPDNSHKLLSVVRPLSEKEEMLKTLKQRITDALNFHKSFKILFIRSEDGCFSVVARDLKSGKERTIKTGSLKPLEDLSISHDGRFLFLVHRRAGYREIWRLDLEKGDFLPLSCGGYNDFSPYPLGESGRLIFLSDRNGENEIFIMEQDGALQKIFSEEVEIPGKVGKVTASSRGDKIALSYLKDGQWHIQIRDVFSDTTEELDFPGNATDPVFSADSKEIIFVGERNGDFDLFSFNLIEKSLERLTFDPFFKAHPAVSPDGAWIVFSGKKVSNNWDIFLLERSSRKLYRLTSSFALEISPLFTPVPIF is encoded by the coding sequence ATGAGCTGGCTTGTCGAGAGAAAAGAAAGGTTTTTGGTTTTCAAAATAAGTGGATTTTTGCTGGTTTTATTTTTTGCGCTGGCCTGTGCTGGCCCAGAAATTCTTGCGCTGGAGCGGGCTTTGTTTGTAGACTCCACTGACGAAGGTTATTTCTATCCTCTTTTTGAGTTTCTGGAAAAATTTTTCGACCAGGTGGAGTTCAAAAAAGATTTTCCTTTTTCTCCCGGAAAAACAATTTTCCCGCAAGGCTTTAACATAGTCTTTCAGGGTTATCAAAAGGAATCCTTACTATTCTTTCAGGTCCTGGTTCCCGACAACTCCCATAAACTCCTCTCCGTGGTTCGTCCGTTAAGCGAAAAAGAAGAAATGCTAAAAACCCTTAAGCAACGAATAACGGACGCTCTCAACTTTCACAAAAGTTTCAAAATACTTTTTATCAGGAGCGAAGACGGTTGCTTTTCCGTGGTAGCTCGAGATCTGAAAAGCGGTAAAGAGAGAACAATTAAAACGGGTTCTCTAAAACCTCTGGAAGACTTGAGCATTTCTCATGATGGCCGCTTTCTTTTCCTGGTACATCGGAGAGCCGGCTACCGCGAGATCTGGAGATTGGATCTCGAAAAAGGAGACTTTCTCCCTTTGAGTTGTGGAGGCTACAACGATTTCTCACCCTATCCACTTGGTGAAAGTGGACGTCTGATTTTCCTGAGTGACCGCAACGGAGAAAATGAAATTTTTATTATGGAACAGGATGGAGCATTGCAGAAAATCTTCTCTGAAGAAGTGGAGATTCCAGGAAAAGTGGGAAAAGTCACTGCTTCTTCCCGGGGTGATAAAATAGCTCTTTCCTATCTCAAGGATGGACAATGGCATATTCAAATCCGCGATGTGTTTTCAGATACCACAGAAGAACTTGACTTTCCAGGCAATGCTACAGACCCGGTCTTTTCAGCTGATAGTAAAGAGATAATTTTTGTGGGTGAACGTAATGGCGATTTCGACCTCTTTTCTTTCAACCTGATAGAGAAAAGTTTAGAAAGGCTTACTTTCGACCCTTTCTTCAAGGCACACCCTGCTGTTTCTCCAGATGGAGCATGGATTGTGTTTTCGGGAAAGAAAGTATCAAACAACTGGGACATTTTTCTTTTAGAAAGGAGTTCCAGAAAACTATATCGCTTAACTTCATCTTTTGCACTGGAAATTTCACCTCTGTTCACTCCAGTACCTATCTTTTGA
- a CDS encoding ABC transporter ATP-binding protein: MNNNKTVLKIENLHVFYGGIHALKGINMEVGKGKIVTLIGSNGAGKSTTLRAITGLVRAREGKIIFNGREITREATHQIVESGIAMVPEGRRIFPNLTVIENLLLGSFTRKDKNEIKKDLDWVFQIFPRLKERIHQKGGTLSGGEQQMLAVARALMSRPRLLMMDEPSLGLAPLLVKEIFRIIQEINNQGTTILLIEQNARAALEVADYAYVLETGSIVLEGEGSTLLNNEKIKKAYLGED; the protein is encoded by the coding sequence ATGAATAACAACAAAACGGTGCTCAAGATAGAAAATCTCCATGTTTTTTACGGTGGAATTCATGCTTTGAAGGGTATTAACATGGAAGTTGGAAAAGGTAAAATAGTGACCCTGATTGGGTCCAATGGTGCAGGGAAAAGCACCACTCTGCGGGCGATAACTGGCCTGGTGCGAGCTCGGGAGGGGAAAATTATATTCAATGGTCGGGAAATTACTCGTGAGGCAACACACCAGATAGTGGAAAGTGGTATTGCTATGGTTCCCGAAGGCCGGAGAATATTTCCCAACTTGACCGTCATCGAGAATCTTTTGCTGGGAAGCTTCACACGTAAAGACAAGAACGAAATCAAAAAGGATTTAGACTGGGTCTTTCAAATTTTCCCTCGCCTAAAGGAAAGAATTCATCAAAAAGGCGGCACCCTGAGCGGCGGGGAGCAGCAAATGCTCGCTGTTGCCCGTGCCTTAATGTCTCGTCCACGTTTGCTTATGATGGATGAGCCATCCCTGGGGCTTGCTCCTTTGCTGGTAAAAGAAATTTTTAGAATCATTCAGGAAATAAATAATCAGGGAACAACCATTTTGCTCATTGAGCAAAATGCAAGAGCAGCGCTTGAGGTAGCGGATTATGCCTATGTGCTCGAGACAGGATCTATAGTGCTTGAGGGAGAAGGTAGCACTTTGCTCAATAACGAGAAGATTAAAAAGGCCTATCTTGGTGAAGATTAG
- a CDS encoding MFS transporter, translating to MLKIQFLWSKFTASFLVVKDYLIRTFASFKPKENLTQEDLERSFKYIIKDGIASQAMATLTGGIFLTAFALRFEASNTFIGILAALPALANLIQIPSIYLVEWLRNRRLICVVFSLLSRSMLLFIVFSPFLRQNVLSVIIFAFALHNLLAGISACSWNSWMRDLIPQKAMGAFFGRRLKLTFTVGIALSFLASWYIDFWGKHFSALTSPLSTFAGYPLLFLTGTIAGLWGTVFLAKTSEPLLKSERITLSFIDSLRQPFKDDNFRILLFFASLWNFSVNLAAPFFTVYLLQRLGMELTMVMALSIVNQIASVLFFELWGRIADRWNNKSVLKVCGFLFLFCILGWTFTTLPQKHLLTLPILFIIHCLSGVASSGITLAQNNIGMKLAPQERGTSYLAMMSLLSSFTAGVAPVIGGSFADFFTSYELSVRVVFKTPFKDFGVQPFSIEGWDFFFLFAFILGFFAIRKVLPKVKEEGEVSSRILLQELFGEVGRGLGSFSTLSGLRFIWQWSTSIWKR from the coding sequence TTGTTGAAGATTCAGTTTCTGTGGAGCAAATTCACTGCTTCTTTCCTTGTGGTTAAAGATTATCTTATCAGGACTTTTGCGTCTTTTAAGCCCAAAGAGAACCTCACTCAAGAAGATCTGGAACGCAGCTTTAAATATATTATTAAAGACGGCATCGCATCCCAGGCTATGGCAACTTTGACGGGAGGCATTTTCCTCACCGCTTTTGCTCTGCGTTTTGAGGCCAGTAATACTTTTATCGGTATATTGGCCGCACTGCCTGCATTGGCTAACTTGATACAAATCCCCTCCATATACCTTGTGGAATGGTTGCGCAACCGCCGACTTATTTGCGTTGTGTTTTCACTACTTAGTAGATCAATGCTTCTTTTTATTGTTTTCTCTCCTTTTCTGAGGCAAAACGTTCTTTCAGTAATCATTTTTGCCTTTGCTCTTCACAACCTGTTGGCGGGCATTTCAGCCTGTAGTTGGAACTCCTGGATGCGAGACCTCATTCCTCAAAAAGCAATGGGTGCTTTCTTTGGAAGAAGGCTTAAACTAACCTTTACTGTTGGTATCGCCTTAAGTTTTCTGGCGAGTTGGTACATAGACTTCTGGGGCAAACACTTCTCCGCTCTCACTTCACCGCTTTCAACTTTTGCAGGGTATCCGCTGCTTTTTCTAACAGGTACTATAGCAGGTTTATGGGGGACCGTTTTCCTTGCTAAAACCAGCGAACCTCTGCTTAAGTCAGAAAGGATCACTCTGTCGTTTATAGATTCCCTCAGGCAACCCTTCAAGGACGATAACTTCAGGATTCTTCTCTTTTTTGCCAGCCTGTGGAATTTTTCCGTCAATCTGGCAGCACCCTTTTTCACCGTTTATCTTCTGCAGAGGCTGGGCATGGAGCTAACTATGGTAATGGCACTCTCCATTGTCAACCAGATAGCGAGCGTGCTCTTTTTTGAATTATGGGGACGCATTGCCGACCGCTGGAACAACAAATCAGTGCTTAAAGTTTGTGGTTTCCTGTTTCTTTTCTGCATCCTGGGCTGGACCTTCACCACTCTCCCCCAGAAACATCTGTTAACGCTGCCAATTCTTTTCATCATCCACTGCTTAAGCGGGGTGGCCTCTTCGGGCATAACTCTGGCTCAAAACAATATAGGCATGAAGTTAGCCCCCCAGGAGAGGGGAACTTCTTATCTCGCTATGATGAGTCTCTTGAGCTCCTTCACTGCTGGAGTTGCTCCCGTTATTGGTGGTAGCTTTGCAGATTTTTTCACCAGTTATGAGCTTTCGGTTCGTGTGGTTTTCAAAACACCTTTTAAAGATTTTGGGGTTCAGCCTTTCAGTATAGAAGGCTGGGACTTTTTCTTCCTTTTCGCTTTCATACTGGGATTTTTTGCAATACGCAAGGTTTTACCGAAAGTTAAAGAAGAAGGAGAGGTTAGCTCCAGGATACTTCTTCAGGAACTCTTTGGTGAAGTTGGCAGAGGCCTGGGCAGCTTTTCCACTCTCTCTGGACTACGCTTTATCTGGCAGTGGTCAACCAGTATCTGGAAGCGTTAA
- a CDS encoding branched-chain amino acid ABC transporter permease encodes MERDTRINLFLTFCLFGLLLLGIWLAENNLNSYLIRVFNTACIYIVAASAYNLINGITGQFSLGPNAFMAIGGYTVALLMLPVAQKQQVYFLKPLIWPFSAFSFPPYLFVAALFIGGLLAALFALLIGVPTLRLRGDYLAIATFGFGEIVVVLANNLIPLTNGALGIKGIPEYTNLWWTAGWAFWTVFVIKSLVNSSYGRALKAIREDEIAAEAMGVNLFRSKLMAFAISGFFAGVAGGLFVTLISTVSPTLFTFTMTFNLLIIIVLGGLGSITGSTITAVIFAFMQELLREVEAPHTIGPWTFPGIPGMRMVVFAALLVVLMIFYRRGLFGSRELSWQMVIDWLKGRRRA; translated from the coding sequence ATGGAAAGAGATACCAGAATAAATCTTTTTTTGACGTTCTGTCTCTTTGGGCTGTTACTTTTGGGAATATGGCTTGCAGAAAACAACCTCAACAGTTATCTAATAAGAGTCTTCAACACTGCTTGCATTTACATAGTGGCTGCTTCAGCCTATAACCTTATAAATGGCATAACCGGTCAATTTTCGCTTGGCCCCAATGCGTTTATGGCTATAGGAGGATATACGGTAGCCCTCTTGATGTTACCAGTAGCCCAAAAACAGCAGGTTTATTTTTTGAAACCTCTTATCTGGCCTTTTAGCGCTTTTAGCTTTCCCCCTTATCTTTTTGTGGCGGCGCTTTTTATAGGTGGTTTACTTGCAGCTTTGTTTGCGCTTTTAATCGGTGTTCCTACCCTGAGGCTCAGAGGGGATTACCTGGCGATTGCAACTTTTGGGTTTGGGGAAATCGTGGTTGTCCTTGCTAATAACCTGATTCCTCTTACCAATGGAGCGCTGGGTATCAAAGGCATTCCTGAATATACTAATCTCTGGTGGACGGCAGGATGGGCTTTCTGGACGGTTTTTGTGATCAAAAGTTTGGTTAATTCCAGTTATGGAAGGGCCCTGAAGGCAATACGCGAAGACGAAATAGCTGCTGAGGCCATGGGGGTCAACCTCTTTCGCAGTAAGTTGATGGCTTTTGCCATCAGTGGATTTTTTGCGGGTGTTGCTGGTGGTCTCTTTGTAACGCTGATCAGTACTGTTTCGCCTACACTGTTTACCTTCACCATGACTTTCAACTTGCTTATAATAATTGTGTTGGGGGGACTGGGAAGTATCACTGGTTCTACAATAACCGCAGTAATTTTTGCTTTTATGCAGGAGTTACTGAGGGAAGTGGAAGCACCCCACACTATTGGTCCCTGGACATTCCCGGGTATACCGGGAATGCGCATGGTGGTTTTTGCTGCCTTGCTGGTAGTGCTGATGATTTTTTATCGAAGAGGGCTTTTTGGAAGCCGGGAGCTTTCCTGGCAAATGGTGATCGATTGGTTAAAAGGGAGACGAAGAGCATGA
- a CDS encoding cytidylate kinase family protein, which translates to MSKGNPERNSRVKIITISREVESWGDEIGNYLASVLSFRVVDSKNFHEHLKKYYPNLPPEPPPGEKERNIWLRKARFCFEKIAQESPLIILGRGGQKIFENHPDSFHILVVASLQTRLQRVVQKYSQEETIALRILLQQDKKRERFLLEKFDVEWKNPALYHFTINTSFYSVEKATELILEAIESFQRETRSQLGSPPRKPSIFAHPSEEEFAKLLDFYGIKWLYEPKTFPLEWDEEGNVVEAFTPDFYLPEFNTFIELTTQRQKLVWRKNKKVRKFRELYPDLKIKIIYSRNLEHIRKKLELEDE; encoded by the coding sequence TTGTCAAAAGGTAACCCTGAGCGAAATAGCAGGGTAAAAATCATTACCATCTCTCGGGAAGTGGAGAGCTGGGGTGATGAAATCGGGAATTACCTGGCCAGTGTTCTTTCCTTTCGTGTTGTGGATTCCAAAAACTTCCACGAACACCTTAAAAAATATTATCCCAATCTTCCTCCAGAACCACCTCCAGGAGAAAAAGAACGCAACATATGGCTGCGTAAAGCACGCTTTTGTTTTGAAAAAATAGCTCAGGAGAGCCCTTTGATAATTTTGGGTAGAGGGGGGCAAAAAATTTTTGAAAATCACCCCGATAGCTTCCACATACTGGTAGTAGCCAGTTTGCAGACCAGACTGCAAAGAGTTGTTCAAAAGTATTCTCAGGAAGAAACCATCGCTCTGCGCATTCTTCTTCAGCAGGATAAAAAGAGGGAACGTTTTTTACTCGAAAAGTTTGATGTGGAGTGGAAAAACCCTGCTCTGTACCACTTCACAATTAATACTTCTTTTTACTCAGTGGAAAAGGCTACTGAGCTCATACTGGAAGCCATTGAAAGCTTTCAAAGAGAAACCAGGTCCCAGCTTGGGTCACCGCCTCGCAAGCCAAGCATTTTTGCACATCCCTCCGAGGAGGAGTTTGCCAAACTGCTTGATTTCTACGGTATCAAGTGGCTGTACGAGCCCAAAACTTTTCCTCTGGAATGGGATGAGGAGGGGAATGTCGTCGAAGCCTTTACTCCCGATTTTTATCTTCCAGAGTTTAATACTTTTATCGAGTTAACCACACAGCGCCAGAAACTGGTGTGGAGGAAAAATAAAAAAGTCAGGAAATTTAGGGAACTCTATCCGGATCTCAAAATCAAAATCATCTATTCTCGGAATTTAGAGCATATTAGAAAGAAACTGGAGCTTGAAGATGAGTGA
- a CDS encoding uroporphyrinogen decarboxylase family protein has translation MNTRELYETRLKRYVKAMRNEKPDMVPIRPFVAEFTAKYAGFSIQEATHDYRVAFEACRICARDFDWDAMVPNMIYVWTGLTQAMGITYYGIPGIDIPPETGFQYREPPEEEAFMKPEEYDALIEDPTGYLLNVWFPRVSRFVKAPGEPIDEYHNLAFLRGGMAMMQYFQALSDLAREFREELGVVPAISGILKAPLDILADKLRGYYGLVTDLHERPQKVLKACEALMPHLLEVALSGADPEKNLPITIWMHRSCVPFINPEHFSNIFWPTLKPILEEIWKRGHQVLFYAEGNWDYHLETFKELPPGSIIYHVDRGDIFKVHQVLGDRFCISGGVPNDLLAFGSPEEVRDCIKKIIDNVARDGGYIMDASAIIQNDAKIENIKAMTDFTREYGQY, from the coding sequence ATGAACACACGGGAGCTTTATGAAACCAGGCTCAAACGCTATGTGAAAGCCATGCGCAACGAGAAGCCGGACATGGTACCAATACGTCCTTTTGTTGCCGAGTTCACAGCTAAATATGCTGGCTTCAGCATCCAAGAGGCAACGCACGATTACAGAGTGGCTTTTGAAGCTTGCCGAATATGTGCTCGGGACTTTGACTGGGATGCTATGGTGCCCAACATGATTTATGTTTGGACAGGTCTTACCCAGGCAATGGGCATCACCTACTACGGCATCCCCGGGATAGATATACCCCCGGAAACTGGCTTTCAATATCGAGAACCTCCGGAAGAAGAAGCTTTTATGAAACCCGAAGAGTACGATGCCCTGATAGAAGACCCAACAGGGTATCTCCTCAATGTGTGGTTTCCCAGAGTTTCTCGCTTTGTCAAAGCACCGGGAGAACCCATTGACGAATACCACAATCTGGCTTTTCTGCGAGGCGGCATGGCTATGATGCAATACTTCCAGGCCCTTTCTGACCTGGCCCGAGAATTTCGCGAAGAGCTGGGTGTGGTACCAGCTATAAGCGGCATCCTCAAAGCGCCGCTGGATATTCTGGCTGACAAACTTCGAGGATACTATGGGCTGGTCACCGACCTTCACGAACGCCCTCAAAAAGTTCTTAAGGCCTGTGAAGCGCTGATGCCTCATCTTTTAGAGGTGGCCCTTTCTGGAGCAGACCCGGAAAAGAACTTGCCCATAACTATCTGGATGCACCGCAGTTGCGTTCCTTTTATCAACCCTGAGCACTTTTCCAACATTTTCTGGCCCACCCTCAAGCCTATCCTTGAGGAAATATGGAAGCGAGGACATCAGGTACTTTTCTACGCTGAAGGTAACTGGGACTATCATCTGGAAACTTTTAAGGAGCTTCCACCGGGAAGCATAATTTATCATGTTGACCGAGGAGACATTTTTAAGGTGCATCAGGTTCTGGGTGACCGCTTCTGTATCAGTGGTGGAGTTCCTAATGATTTGCTTGCTTTTGGCAGTCCCGAAGAAGTTAGAGACTGCATAAAGAAAATCATCGATAATGTAGCACGAGATGGTGGCTACATAATGGACGCCTCAGCCATTATTCAGAACGATGCCAAAATAGAGAATATCAAAGCAATGACTGATTTCACCAGAGAATATGGTCAGTATTAA
- a CDS encoding branched-chain amino acid ABC transporter permease: protein MTGTVFLQQLMNGVSLGSLYALLAIGYTLVYGILGLINFAHSDVFMLGTYFAFFMMVIFMLPWWLSIIIGVALCALVGVSIERVAYRPLRNAPRISALITAVGVSFFIENLGLVTVGARPKGFPRPPLMKNIYMLAGARIQGVTFWVPLISVAILILLFYIVYKTKMGMAMRAVAKDLETTRLMGVNVDKVIMYTFALGSALAGAGGIMWAFKYPQINPLMGVFPGWKAFTAAVVGGIGNVVGAMMGGFIIGISEIMIVAFFPHLSGYRDAFVFTILIIFLLVKPGGIMGEAQREKV, encoded by the coding sequence ATGACGGGTACAGTATTTTTGCAACAATTGATGAATGGGGTGTCTCTGGGAAGTCTTTATGCGCTTTTGGCTATAGGCTATACCCTGGTATATGGCATCTTGGGACTCATTAACTTTGCCCATAGCGATGTGTTCATGCTGGGAACCTATTTTGCTTTCTTCATGATGGTAATATTTATGCTCCCCTGGTGGTTGTCTATTATCATTGGGGTTGCGCTATGTGCACTGGTGGGGGTAAGCATAGAGAGAGTCGCCTATCGCCCGCTGCGCAACGCTCCACGCATATCAGCCTTGATAACCGCAGTGGGAGTTTCCTTTTTTATTGAGAATCTGGGGCTGGTTACAGTAGGTGCTCGACCCAAGGGCTTTCCAAGACCACCCTTGATGAAAAATATCTATATGCTTGCTGGAGCAAGGATTCAGGGAGTGACCTTCTGGGTGCCCCTTATCAGCGTCGCTATCTTGATACTTCTTTTTTACATTGTTTATAAGACTAAAATGGGCATGGCTATGCGAGCTGTGGCTAAAGACCTGGAAACAACAAGGCTCATGGGAGTAAATGTGGATAAAGTCATAATGTATACCTTTGCTTTAGGTTCAGCTCTGGCTGGGGCCGGAGGAATAATGTGGGCCTTTAAGTATCCTCAAATAAACCCTTTGATGGGTGTTTTCCCAGGGTGGAAAGCCTTCACAGCGGCAGTTGTAGGTGGCATAGGTAATGTGGTGGGTGCTATGATGGGAGGATTCATCATCGGAATATCTGAGATAATGATCGTGGCTTTCTTTCCCCATTTGAGCGGATATCGTGATGCTTTTGTGTTTACCATTTTAATCATCTTCTTACTCGTAAAACCTGGTGGCATAATGGGTGAAGCACAAAGGGAGAAAGTCTAA
- a CDS encoding ABC transporter ATP-binding protein codes for MKEGMPLLSLQDLTITFGGLTAVDSFYLDIYPGELVGLIGPNGAGKTTVFNMICGQYRPTRGKVLFEGKDITGMSPDRITALGIARTFQNIRLFGNLSVLENVLVSFHVRIKSSFIAPMLSLPGYWREEKQIRAEAMKLLEAVNLHRLAHEQASALPYGQQRRLEIARALATRPRLLLLDEPAAGMNPQETIGLMRFIKQILKDFNLTILLIEHDMKVVMGICERIAVLDFGIKIAEGSPEEIKKNPRVIEAYLGAEA; via the coding sequence ATGAAGGAAGGTATGCCACTGCTTTCTTTGCAGGATTTGACCATAACTTTTGGAGGATTAACAGCTGTTGACAGTTTCTATCTCGATATATACCCTGGAGAGCTGGTCGGTCTAATCGGGCCGAATGGAGCGGGGAAAACTACTGTCTTCAATATGATATGCGGGCAGTATAGACCGACCAGAGGAAAAGTGTTGTTTGAGGGAAAAGATATAACTGGTATGAGTCCGGATCGAATAACAGCACTGGGCATTGCCAGGACTTTTCAGAATATCAGACTTTTTGGTAACTTGAGCGTTCTCGAAAATGTGCTGGTTTCTTTTCATGTGCGTATAAAAAGTTCCTTTATTGCGCCGATGCTCTCTTTGCCTGGTTACTGGCGGGAGGAAAAACAGATCAGGGCAGAAGCTATGAAACTTCTGGAAGCAGTCAATCTTCACAGATTAGCTCACGAGCAAGCCAGTGCGCTCCCATATGGACAGCAGAGGAGATTGGAAATTGCTCGGGCACTGGCTACTCGACCCAGGTTGCTCCTGCTTGACGAGCCTGCGGCAGGCATGAATCCTCAAGAAACGATAGGGTTGATGCGCTTTATCAAGCAAATTCTCAAGGACTTTAATCTTACCATCCTTCTCATTGAACACGATATGAAGGTGGTTATGGGGATTTGTGAGCGCATTGCTGTTCTGGACTTTGGAATTAAAATAGCGGAGGGAAGCCCTGAGGAAATCAAGAAAAACCCACGGGTGATCGAAGCCTACCTGGGAGCGGAAGCTTGA
- a CDS encoding ABC transporter substrate-binding protein, which produces MKKALFATLLALFLAFSVAFVGAQETIRIGANLEMTGAVAAYGQMIWEGINLVKEIVGDEVLGKKVELVLVDNKSDKVEAANAATRLIDKEKVVAMIGPAISGSMLAVGPICEEKQVPVISATATNPLVTQGKKFVFRACFLDPYQAAAAAQFAIEDLNATTAAILSDVAQDYCVALGNFFKEEFTKRGGTIVSEQYCKTGDQDFSAQLTTIMNANPDILYVPNYYTEIALICRQARDLGFEGIILSADGADAPELFSIGGDAVEGIYHTAIWDATKGLNEVGQKYIDLYREKYGKDPNMFGALGADAYLILLDAIKRAGKADPVAIRDAIEDTENLDVVTGKVTIENGDAVKPVVVRKVEGGQFKFVKTVVPY; this is translated from the coding sequence ATGAAGAAAGCTTTGTTCGCAACACTCCTGGCCCTGTTCCTGGCATTTTCAGTGGCTTTTGTTGGCGCTCAGGAGACCATACGTATTGGCGCTAACCTTGAGATGACCGGTGCTGTCGCAGCCTATGGCCAGATGATATGGGAAGGGATTAACCTGGTCAAGGAAATCGTTGGCGATGAAGTTCTGGGCAAAAAGGTGGAACTCGTTTTGGTGGACAACAAAAGTGATAAAGTAGAAGCCGCAAACGCAGCAACCCGTTTAATCGACAAGGAAAAAGTAGTGGCTATGATTGGACCAGCTATAAGTGGTAGCATGCTTGCTGTAGGTCCTATTTGCGAAGAAAAGCAGGTACCGGTTATTTCGGCAACTGCGACTAATCCTCTGGTGACTCAGGGGAAGAAATTCGTCTTCAGGGCCTGCTTTTTAGACCCCTACCAGGCTGCGGCTGCAGCACAGTTTGCCATTGAAGACCTCAACGCAACCACTGCAGCAATTCTTTCTGATGTAGCTCAGGACTACTGTGTTGCCCTGGGGAATTTCTTTAAAGAAGAATTCACCAAGCGAGGCGGAACCATCGTTTCTGAGCAGTACTGTAAAACCGGTGACCAGGACTTCTCTGCCCAGCTGACCACCATAATGAATGCGAATCCGGACATTTTGTACGTTCCTAACTATTACACTGAGATAGCTCTTATCTGCCGCCAGGCCAGAGATCTGGGTTTTGAGGGCATCATTCTTTCTGCTGATGGCGCGGATGCTCCAGAGCTTTTCAGTATTGGTGGTGACGCTGTGGAAGGGATTTATCATACCGCCATATGGGATGCCACCAAAGGTTTGAACGAGGTAGGGCAGAAGTACATCGATCTTTATCGCGAGAAATATGGAAAAGACCCCAATATGTTTGGAGCCCTGGGAGCAGATGCTTATCTGATTCTGCTTGATGCCATTAAGAGAGCGGGTAAGGCAGACCCGGTTGCTATTCGGGACGCAATAGAGGATACCGAGAATCTCGATGTGGTAACTGGAAAAGTGACCATAGAGAACGGTGACGCTGTGAAACCAGTGGTAGTGCGCAAGGTGGAAGGTGGACAGTTTAAGTTTGTCAAGACGGTAGTTCCGTACTAA
- the hpt gene encoding hypoxanthine phosphoribosyltransferase: MSEEEFQLGEVVFSSSEIEKKITDLAQRLNQEYAASRPVLVCVLKGAVFFAVDLSRKLSFDFDLEFIALSRFRSGAGKAVIEKDVETELRNREVLIVEDIVDTGLTLHFLINTFRKRTLKEVRVCTLLDCPARRIIDVAVDYACFEIPDIYVVGYGLDFKGRFRNLNEIRVLKDPYGRSTQILKQMGKE; this comes from the coding sequence ATGAGTGAAGAAGAATTCCAGCTTGGAGAAGTGGTTTTTTCCAGTTCAGAAATAGAGAAAAAAATCACTGACTTGGCTCAAAGGCTTAATCAGGAGTATGCAGCTTCTCGACCGGTGCTGGTTTGTGTGCTTAAAGGAGCTGTTTTTTTTGCGGTAGACCTTTCTCGTAAGCTGAGCTTTGACTTCGACCTCGAGTTTATCGCACTTTCCAGGTTCCGGTCTGGAGCAGGAAAGGCGGTTATTGAAAAGGATGTAGAAACGGAATTGCGAAATAGAGAAGTGCTAATTGTTGAGGACATTGTGGATACCGGCTTGACTCTCCATTTTCTGATAAACACTTTCCGAAAGAGAACCTTGAAAGAAGTGCGAGTTTGTACCCTTCTGGATTGCCCTGCACGAAGGATAATAGATGTTGCTGTGGATTACGCATGCTTTGAAATACCGGATATATACGTTGTGGGGTATGGTCTGGATTTCAAGGGACGGTTCAGAAACCTGAACGAAATTAGAGTTCTCAAAGATCCCTATGGGAGAAGCACCCAGATTCTCAAGCAAATGGGAAAGGAGTGA